Proteins from one Rosa chinensis cultivar Old Blush chromosome 7, RchiOBHm-V2, whole genome shotgun sequence genomic window:
- the LOC112177810 gene encoding MLO-like protein 9 — protein sequence MAGGGGAGSRELDQTPTWAVAGVCFLIILISIILEKVLHLVGHWFERRKKAGLLEALEIVKAELMVLGFISLLLTFGQAYIAKRCIPEHYADTMLPCPYRNGPDDHGGGDKGGDKGGGGGGHRRLLWYEQERRILAAGSSGHACAEGEVPLISINGLHQLHIFIFFLAVFHVIYGAITMTLGRLKIRRWKQWEREAVNDSEFNDPTKFRLTHETSFVRDHTRCWTKTRFTFYLVCFFRQFFRSVRRADFLTMRHGFVTVHLAPGSNFDFQKYIKRSLEDDFKVVVGISPLLWTTMTLYLLLNVHGWEAMFVLSILPLVIILAVGTKLQGIITQMALEIQERHAVVQGIPLVQVTDKHFWFSWPELVLYLIHFVLFQNAFEITHFFWIWYEFGIRSCFHENFNLTLVRVGLGVAVQFMCSYITLPLYALVTQMGSTMKKSIFDEQTNKALKKWQKNAQKKNKHEGSHKTTKQKLGGQSANPQSDMETEGSNPRQSANIMASVDVQGKNDLLTGP from the exons ATGGCCGGTGGTGGTGGCGCAGGCAGCAGAGAGCTTGATCAGACGCCGACGTGGGCTGTCGCCGGTGTCTGCTTCCTCATCATTCTTATTTCCATAATTTTGGAAAAGGTTCTTCACCTGGTCGGACAT TGGTTTGAACGTAGAAAAAAAGCCGGTTTGCTTGAAGCTCTGGAGATAGTTAAAGCAG AGCTTATGGTTTTGGGATTCATTTCTTTGCTACTGACATTTGGGCAAGCGTACATCGCTAAAAGGTGCATTCCTGAACACTATGCAGATACAATGTTGCCCTGTCCTTACAGAAACGGCCCTGATGATCACGGTGGTGGTGACAAAGGTGGTGAcaaaggtggtggaggaggaggtCATCGCAGGCTTTTATGGTATGAGCAGGAGCGCAGAATTTTAGCTGCTGGTAGCTCTGGCCACGCCTGTGCAGAG GGAGAAGTGCCGCTTATCTCTATAAATGGATTACATCAGTTgcacatcttcatcttcttcttagCAGTATTTCACGTTATATATGGTGCCATAACCATGACACTAGGAAGATTAAAG ATTCGTAGGTGGAAGCAGTGGGAACGAGAAGCTGTAAATGATAGTGAATTCAATG ATCCTACGAAATTCAGGCTTACTCACGAGACCTCATTTGTGAGAGACCACACAAGATGTTGGACAAAAACACGATTCACCTTCTACTTA GTATGCTTTTTCCGACAATTCTTTAGGTCTGTTCGTAGGGCTGATTTCTTGACCATGCGGCACGGATTCGTCACT GTTCATTTAGCACCTGGAagcaactttgattttcaaaaatatATCAAGAGATCATTAGAAGATGACTTTAAGGTAGTTGTGGGAATCAG TCCACTGTTATGGACTACGATGACGCTTTATTTGCTTCTCAATGTTCATG GATGGGAGGCTATGTTTGTCCTGTCCATACTTCCTCTAGTT ATAATCTTAGCTGTTGGAACAAAGCTGCAAGGAATTATAACACAAATGGCACTTGAAATCCAAGAAAGACATGCTGTGGTGCAAGGGATACCTCTGGTGCAAGTCACTGATAAGCATTTTTGGTTTAGCTGGCCGGAGCTAGTGCTTTATTTGATCCATTTTGTCCTGTTTCAG AATGCCTTTGAGATAACACATTTCTTTTGGATATGG TATGAGTTCGGGATCAGGTCTTGTTTCCATGAGAACTTCAATCTTACATTGGTCAGAGTTGGTCTTGG GGTTGCCGTCCAGTTTATGTGCAGCTACATCACACTTCCGCTATATGCATTGGTTACACAG ATGGGTTCAACAATGAAGAAGTCAATCTTTGATGAACAAACTAACAAGGCCTTAAAGAAATGGCAAAAGAATGCTCAAAAGAAGAATAAGCATGAGGGCTCGCATAAAACAACTAAACAAAAACTGGGTGGACAGTCAGCAAATCCTCAGAGTGACATGGAAACAGAGGGATCAAATCCACGACAATCGGCAAACATCATGGCCAGTGTCGACGTTCAAGGCAAGAATGACCTACTAACAGGACCGTGA
- the LOC112176883 gene encoding uncharacterized protein LOC112176883 isoform X1, with product MDSIPEEWKSLFPISSVFQPPLLISNPSILGPLIFNPKPNSTTLLFSCPTLLPPLTPLPHLSLPRFLLTSSPESAPLPSTSSSIASFLGPHQYKNDVLSSFRNRLEFLQCPQTNIILIFFPTGENSDQVGLFELVLKELTFDVKDYNLTTRCQFKYQILRISVNPLPSLSNLRGNGPVNIGYLLASTLYSVHWFIVEVGDFGPNSCSVRLVYLGGRVFKACCVVHACWSPHVQEESVVLLENGALFLFDLESRLDNDISNTYFKGTRLKVPWDNNGYGSSGNYKWLSCEFSWHPRVLIVARSDAIFLVDLRFNECSVTCLMKIEMLHMYAPIEKEQFRVLSTTSSDSFHFVLASDSLLLLCDVRKPLMPVLQWAHSIDKASYIDVFRLSELRSYSKDDTYKWPSDSGFCIILGSFWNCEFNIFSYGPSLPMPIGSVASKIMELRKSFYAWELPSDLLLSSQECHCGNCLVREEFLKDALPKWIDWQRKKEIVLGFGIVNKDLSSLLSEPDEFGGFTLIRLMSSGKLELQRYSASWDSIKEVEESHGELLHFKDHLLYSLEHEEYKFPRRFKYLELDYLCSYLNGNLDEVLDAKIKKPSKVPQGNELFSPEFHEILCKKLHECGFGQLRSFPAITIVLNDISLPASIHEVVLRRLWSELPMELLQLAFSNYPEILEVLVNKKRVALEFPAVPDLSQLPPFILRRPRKPFCRSNKWSKKVQPGEGLVGPVLPLPLLLTLHEFRNGCPNSEEQSGRFSVEAELSRSCDEVMRVASEMAVSNSDKEVLDDQVTSLANDGEEKWCDSQRSKPFFLYQPVAARGISTCRRQGKSLYKNDRFDTLISKVSEKKQTSNDISDSVGPELFDDLCPVELRFDACPMKFESKELREYNILKRQFLEWQNRFDLYKDFRSRIESKSNI from the coding sequence ATGGACAGCATACCCGAAGAATGGAAATCTCTCTTCCCAATCTCATCAGTCTTCCAGCCTCCACTTCTCATTTCAAACCCTTCAATATTGGGTCCTCTAATCTTCAACCCAAAACCCAACAGCACTACTCTCCTTTTCTCTTGCCCCACTCTCCTGCCACCTCTCACTCCTTTACCTCATCTCTCTCTACCTCGTTTCCTCTTGACCTCCTCACCAGAATCTGCTCCTCTTCCCTCTACCTCTTCCTCCATAGCCTCCTTCTTGGGCCCTCATCAGTACAAAAATGACGTTCTTTCCTCTTTCCGAAACCGTCTCGAATTCCTTCAATGCCCACAAACTAACATTATTCTTATATTTTTCCCTACCGGTGAGAATTCTGACCAAGTTGGGTTGTTCGAGCTGGTATTAAAAGAATTGACTTTTGACGTTAAAGATTACAATCTCACTACGAGGTGTCAGTTCAAATACCAGATTTTAAGGATTTCTGTGAATCCCCTTCCTAGCTTATCCAATTTAAGAGGTAATGGTCCTGTTAACATTGGATATTTATTGGCTTCAACTTTGTACTCTGTGCATTGGTTTATTGTAGAGGTTGGAGATTTTGGTCCAAATTCATGTAGTGTTAGGTTAGTGTATTTGGGTGGTAGGGTCTTCAAGGCTTGCTGTGTTGTACATGCGTGTTGGAGTCCGCATGTGCAGGAAGAGAGTGTGGTTTTGTTAGAGAATGGTGCTTTattcttgtttgatttggaaTCTCGTCTAGACAACGATATTTCAAATACATATTTTAAAGGGACCAGATTGAAAGTCCCTTGGGACAATAATGGTTATGGTAGTTCTGGAAATTATAAGTGGTTGAGTTGTGAGTTCAGTTGGCATCCTAGAGTTTTGATTGTTGCACGTTCAGATGCAATTTTCTTAGTTGATTTGAGGTTCAATGAATGTAGTGTGACTTGTTTGATGAAGATTGAGATGTTGCATATGTATGCCCCGATTGAAAAGGAGCAGTTCCGTGTGCTTTCAACGACTAGTTCTGATAGTTTTCACTTTGTTTTGGCTTCCGACAGTTTGTTACTTCTTTGTGATGTGCGCAAGCCATTGATGCCGGTGTTGCAATGGGCTCATAGCATCGACAAAGCAAGCTATATTGATGTTTTTAGACTGTCAGAATTGAGGTCATACTCGAAGGATGACACATATAAATGGCCTTCGGATTCTGGTTTTTGCATTATCTTGGGTTCATTTTGGAATTGTGAGTTCAATATCTTTTCCTATGGACCTTCCCTCCCAATGCCAATTGGATCAGTAGCTTCAAAAATAATGGAGCTTAGAAAATCCTTTTATGCCTGGGAGCTCCCTTCAGATCTTTTACTGTCTAGTCAGGAATGCCATTGTGGAAATTGTCTTGTAAGAGAAGAGTTTTTAAAAGATGCGCTTCCTAAGTGGATTGATTGGCAGCGCAAAAAAGAGATAGTGCTGGGCTTCGGTATTGTAAACAAAGACTTGTCTTCTCTGCTTTCTGAACCAGATGAATTTGGTGGTTTTACACTGATAAGGCTAATGTCCTCAGGAAAGCTAGAATTACAGAGATATAGTGCATCTTGGGATTCTATAAAAGAAGTAGAAGAATCACATGGGGAGTTGCTGCATTTTAAGGATCATTTGCTCTACTCCCTCGAACATGAGGAATACAAATTTCCTAGGAGATTTAAGTACCTTGAACTTGACTACCTCTGTAGTTATCTAAATGGCAATCTTGATGAAGTCTTGGatgcaaaaataaaaaagcccTCTAAGGTTCCTCAAGGGAATGAACTTTTTAGCCCAGAATTTCATGAAATATTATGCAAGAAGTTACATGAATGCGGTTTTGGTCAGTTAAGATCATTTCCTGCTATTACAATTGTTTTAAATGACATCAGCTTGCCAGCAAGCATACATGAAGTTGTTTTGAGGAGATTGTGGTCGGAGTTACCCATGGAGCTTCTGCAATTGGCTTTTTCTAACTATCCTGAAATTCTTGAAGTGCTTGTGAACAAAAAGAGGGTGGCTTTGGAATTCCCTGCTGTACCAGACCTATCTCAGTTGCCTCCTTTCATTTTAAGGAGGCCTAGGAAGCCGTTTTGCCGCAGCAATAAGTGGTCAAAGAAAGTGCAACCTGGTGAAGGCCTTGTGGGTCCGGTACTTCCTCTTCCTCTGTTGCTTACACTTCATGAATTTcgtaatgggtgtccaaattCAGAGGAACAATCAGGCAGATTTTCAGTAGAGGCAGAGCTTAGCCGCAGCTGTGATGAGGTCATGCGGGTTGCCAGCGAAATGGCTGTTTCCAATTCTGATAAAGAGGTTCTTGATGATCAAGTGACTTCCCTTGCTAATGATGGAGAAGAGAAATGGTGCGACTCTCAAAGGTCAAAACCTTTCTTTTTATATCAGCCGGTTGCAGCTAGAGGCATTTCAACCTGTCGTAGACAGGGAAAATCTCTTTATAAGAATGACAGGTTTGACACCTTGATTTCTAAAGTGTCAGAGAAGAAGCAAACATCCAATGACATTAGCGATAGCGTTGGACCAGAACTCTTTGATGATCTTTGCCCTGTGGAATTGAGATTTGATGCTTGTCCCATGAAGTTTGAGTCGAAGGAACTGAGGGAATATAATATATTGAAGAGGCAATTCTTAGAATGGCAAAATAGGTTTGACTTGTATAAAGACTTCCGCTCTCGGATTGAATCAAAATCTAATATATGA
- the LOC112175644 gene encoding protein S-acyltransferase 21 has product MARRHGWELPAHTFQVVAITVFFLLTVAYYAFFAPFLGNDIYEYVAIGVYSALVFSVFILYVRCTAIDPADSGILLEADKTFSHKENNNTGNISFSYGGQVDSHGASWCSKVGGFFCGCLVREDCRKREDLLQLQQQSGEDPLFCTLCNAEVGKFSKHCRSCDKCVDGFDHHCRWLNNCVGRKNYITFVSLMAASLVWLIVECGVGIAVLVRCFADKNSMKGQIADRLGVGFSQPPFATVVALCTAISFLAIYPLAELFFFHIILIRKGITTYEYVVAMRTQSEPPGPSVDGGDQQSIASSPTSSAVTAMSGRSSLGMNLPYKGAWCTPPRIFVDHQMQDEIIPHLEPGRLPSTLDPDAIQQPDKAKKLPQRPVRISAWKLAKLDANEATKAAAKARASSSVLRPISSEHHPYEAEYVSSSNVSGRSSPTSTDQGFNNRNTRTGTSKLSPMSSYPPSRASREDVEIGRYAGSNLSSPHVSSLTPSPLEQKTSNLDQFNPIYQSSNDQSPLSGKQSEAKVNVGQMPTEKGNSILQGNGRSSVFWDQEAGRFVSSSRSGGSSSGAELLYTGQSIFFGGPVLNEPPARGTRNIGSLASEHDRGSTYQQGRSQRGGQLPVFVPSESEKNQFSSRLI; this is encoded by the exons GTCGTGGCTATAACCGTTTTTTTCTTGCTAACGGTTGCATATTATGCCTTCTTTGCTCCCTTTCTTGGAAATGACATCTATGAGTATGTGGCAATTGGTGTATATTCTGCGTTG GTGTTTTCTGTATTCATACTTTATGTTCGGTGTACAGCAATTGATCCTGCTGATTCTGGAATACTACTTGAAGCTGACAAGACATTTTCCCacaaagaaaacaataacaCAG GGAACATTTCATTCAGTTATGGAGGACAAGTGGACAGCCATGGTGCAAGTTGGTGCTCAAAAGTTGGAGGTTTCTTCTGTGGTTGTCTTGTAAGAGAAGATTGCCGCAAACGTGAAGATCTCTTGCAATTACAGCAGCAATCtggagaggatcctctcttcTGCACTTTGTGCAATGCTGAG GTCGGCAAGTTCAGCAAACATTGTAGAAGCTGTGATAAATGTGTTGATGGATTTGATCATCATTGTCGG TGGCTAAATAATTGTGTGGGGAGGAAAAATTATATCACATTTGTGTCTCTTATGGCTGCAAGCCTTGTTTGG CTTATTGTTGAATGTGGTGTTGGTATTGCTGTCCTTGTTCGATGCTTTGCTGATAAAAATAGTATGAAAGGGCAGATAGCTGATAGGCTTGGAGTTGGTTTCTCTCAGCCCCCCTTTGCCACTGTGGTG GCCCTATGTACAGCTATTTCCTTCCTTGCCATTTATCCTCTGGCAGAGCTGTTCTTTTTCCACATAATTTTGATTCGAAAG GGTATTACAACCTATGAGTATGTCGTTGCGATGAGAACACAAAGTGAACCTCCTGGACCATCAGTGGATGGAGGCGATCAGCAAAGTATTGCATCTTCTCCAACAAGTTCAGCTGTGACTGCCATGAGTGGAAGAAGCTCTCTTGGAATGAATTTGCCATACAAAGGTGCTTGGTGCACCCCTCCAAGGATCTTTGTGGATCACCAG ATGCAGGATGAAATTATTCCACATTTGGAGCCAGGACGCTTACCATCGACACTGGATCCAGATGCAATACAGCAGCCTGATAAGGCAAAAAAATTACCCCAGCGTCCAGTCCGAATAAGTGCATGGAAGCTTGCTAAACTAGATGCTAATGAGGCAACCAAAGCAGCTGCCAAAGCTAGAGCATCATCATCTGTGCTTCGTCCAATTAGTTCTGAACATCATCCGTATGAAGCTGAATATGTATCGAGCAGTAATGTGAGTGGAAGAAGTAGTCCAACTAGTACTGATCAGGGGTTTAACAACAGAAACACTAGAACTGGGACATCAAAATTATCTCCTATGAGCTCATACCCACCTAGTCGTGCTAGCAGAGAAGATGTTGAAATTGGACGTTACGCTGGTAGTAACTTAAGCAGTCCTCATGTCTCTAGTCTCACCCCTTCTCCTCTAGAGCAGAAAACTTCAAACTTGGATCAGTTCAACCCCATTTATCAGTCATCAAATGATCAATCTCCATTGTCAGGAAAGCAAAGTGAAGCAAAGGTAAATGTAGGACAGATGCCTACAGAAAAAGGTAACTCAATTCTTCAAGGAAATGGGAGATCGTCAGTTTTTTGGGATCAAGAAGCGGGACGTTTTGTCTCATCTTCCAGATCTGGTGGTTCCTCCTCAGGAGCAGAGCTATTGTACACGGGACAATCCATATTTTTTGGTGGACCTGTTCTCAATGAACCACCCGCTAGAGGGACAAGGAATATTGGTTCACTGGCTTCCGAGCATGACAGAGGTTCTACATATCAACAGGGTAGATCACAGAGAGGTGGCCAGCTTCCCGTGTTTGTTCCAAGTGAGTCTGAGAAAAATCAGTTCTCTTCTAGATTGATTTGA
- the LOC112177809 gene encoding NAC domain-containing protein 67-like, with the protein MEESRGNQLPGERFCPMEDELVLFYLKPMLSGQIVPGRNRVVFDCDLYGHQEPWEIWEAFKTKRPHDLRLNKDIYFFTQHKKMSSTAKRIRRNVGSGTWKGDDAGKPVRSVETGRVVGLKKRYTYKNDDSVHNGCWILYEFYLDQSLRDNKQKLEDYVLCLLRKNGEPKTKIEKKRKQREEEGVLENNYAFDDGEKSKREQEELLEPQAKRQRTVPSIGNAPLTMPSEDDAAFAAELEESLECFEDDFGFEGGENGGLQQLAAEVQSGRSFVDDHGIFNPLPEEDFLLAEMLEEMGMVNMEELVLINGKSINIDVAAEENVENSTLLSAPTSSMSLVEVSSTVEQTADEDWSDWLESINFNPEENNYLFSEMQW; encoded by the coding sequence ATGGAGGAGAGCAGAGGCAATCAACTTCCTGGCGAGAGGTTCTGCCCCATGGAAGACGAACTAGTTCTCTTCTACCTCAAGCCCATGTTGAGCGGACAGATCGTGCCCGGCAGAAACCGCGTGGTGTTCGACTGCGACCTCTACGGTCACCAAGAACCTTGGGAGATATGGGAGGCCTTCAAGACCAAAAGACCACACGACTTGAGGCTCAACAAGGACATTTACTTCTTCACCCAACACAAGAAGATGAGTTCCACAGCCAAGCGCATACGCCGGAATGTTGGAAGTGGCACCTGGAAGGGCGACGACGCCGGCAAGCCAGTACGATCTGTTGAAACTGGTCGTGTTGTTGGCTTGAAGAAAAGATATACTTACAAGAACGATGACTCGGTTCACAACGGCTGTTGGATCTTATATGAGTTCTACCTTGATCAATCACTCAGAGACAATAAACAAAAGCTGGAAGACTATGTTCTTTGTCTACTACGAAAGAATGGTGAACCCAAAACCAAGatcgaaaagaaaagaaagcaacGTGAAGAGGAAGGGGTTCTTGAAAACAATTATGCCTttgatgatggagaaaaatcGAAAAGGGAGCAAGAAGAGTTGCTTGAGCCACAAGCGAAGCGGCAACGAACGGTGCCATCCATTGGTAATGCACCACTAACAATGCCATCAGAAGATGATGCTGCATTCGCAGCTGAACTAGAAGAGTCATTGGAATGCTTTGAAGATGATTTTGGCTTTGAAGGTGGGGAGAATGGTGGACTCCAACAATTAGCAGCCGAGGTGCAATCAGGCCGTTCATTTGTAGACGATCATGGAATATTTAATCCGCTGCCGGAGGAAGACTTTCTCTTGGCGGAAATGTTAGAAGAAATGGGTATGGTGAACATGGAAGAACTAGTTCTTATTAATGGTAAGAGTATTAATATAGATGTGGCAGCTGAAGAAAACGTGGAAAACAGCACCCTTCTCTCTGCTCCCACATCATCCATGTCTTTGGTGGAGGTCTCAAGTACTGTTGAGCAGACAGCTGATGAAGATTGGTCTGATTGGTTGGAGTCAATCAATTTTAATCCTGAGGAGAACAACTACCTTTTCAGTGAAATGCAATGGTGA
- the LOC112176883 gene encoding uncharacterized protein LOC112176883 isoform X2 has product MPVLQWAHSIDKASYIDVFRLSELRSYSKDDTYKWPSDSGFCIILGSFWNCEFNIFSYGPSLPMPIGSVASKIMELRKSFYAWELPSDLLLSSQECHCGNCLVREEFLKDALPKWIDWQRKKEIVLGFGIVNKDLSSLLSEPDEFGGFTLIRLMSSGKLELQRYSASWDSIKEVEESHGELLHFKDHLLYSLEHEEYKFPRRFKYLELDYLCSYLNGNLDEVLDAKIKKPSKVPQGNELFSPEFHEILCKKLHECGFGQLRSFPAITIVLNDISLPASIHEVVLRRLWSELPMELLQLAFSNYPEILEVLVNKKRVALEFPAVPDLSQLPPFILRRPRKPFCRSNKWSKKVQPGEGLVGPVLPLPLLLTLHEFRNGCPNSEEQSGRFSVEAELSRSCDEVMRVASEMAVSNSDKEVLDDQVTSLANDGEEKWCDSQRSKPFFLYQPVAARGISTCRRQGKSLYKNDRFDTLISKVSEKKQTSNDISDSVGPELFDDLCPVELRFDACPMKFESKELREYNILKRQFLEWQNRFDLYKDFRSRIESKSNI; this is encoded by the coding sequence ATGCCGGTGTTGCAATGGGCTCATAGCATCGACAAAGCAAGCTATATTGATGTTTTTAGACTGTCAGAATTGAGGTCATACTCGAAGGATGACACATATAAATGGCCTTCGGATTCTGGTTTTTGCATTATCTTGGGTTCATTTTGGAATTGTGAGTTCAATATCTTTTCCTATGGACCTTCCCTCCCAATGCCAATTGGATCAGTAGCTTCAAAAATAATGGAGCTTAGAAAATCCTTTTATGCCTGGGAGCTCCCTTCAGATCTTTTACTGTCTAGTCAGGAATGCCATTGTGGAAATTGTCTTGTAAGAGAAGAGTTTTTAAAAGATGCGCTTCCTAAGTGGATTGATTGGCAGCGCAAAAAAGAGATAGTGCTGGGCTTCGGTATTGTAAACAAAGACTTGTCTTCTCTGCTTTCTGAACCAGATGAATTTGGTGGTTTTACACTGATAAGGCTAATGTCCTCAGGAAAGCTAGAATTACAGAGATATAGTGCATCTTGGGATTCTATAAAAGAAGTAGAAGAATCACATGGGGAGTTGCTGCATTTTAAGGATCATTTGCTCTACTCCCTCGAACATGAGGAATACAAATTTCCTAGGAGATTTAAGTACCTTGAACTTGACTACCTCTGTAGTTATCTAAATGGCAATCTTGATGAAGTCTTGGatgcaaaaataaaaaagcccTCTAAGGTTCCTCAAGGGAATGAACTTTTTAGCCCAGAATTTCATGAAATATTATGCAAGAAGTTACATGAATGCGGTTTTGGTCAGTTAAGATCATTTCCTGCTATTACAATTGTTTTAAATGACATCAGCTTGCCAGCAAGCATACATGAAGTTGTTTTGAGGAGATTGTGGTCGGAGTTACCCATGGAGCTTCTGCAATTGGCTTTTTCTAACTATCCTGAAATTCTTGAAGTGCTTGTGAACAAAAAGAGGGTGGCTTTGGAATTCCCTGCTGTACCAGACCTATCTCAGTTGCCTCCTTTCATTTTAAGGAGGCCTAGGAAGCCGTTTTGCCGCAGCAATAAGTGGTCAAAGAAAGTGCAACCTGGTGAAGGCCTTGTGGGTCCGGTACTTCCTCTTCCTCTGTTGCTTACACTTCATGAATTTcgtaatgggtgtccaaattCAGAGGAACAATCAGGCAGATTTTCAGTAGAGGCAGAGCTTAGCCGCAGCTGTGATGAGGTCATGCGGGTTGCCAGCGAAATGGCTGTTTCCAATTCTGATAAAGAGGTTCTTGATGATCAAGTGACTTCCCTTGCTAATGATGGAGAAGAGAAATGGTGCGACTCTCAAAGGTCAAAACCTTTCTTTTTATATCAGCCGGTTGCAGCTAGAGGCATTTCAACCTGTCGTAGACAGGGAAAATCTCTTTATAAGAATGACAGGTTTGACACCTTGATTTCTAAAGTGTCAGAGAAGAAGCAAACATCCAATGACATTAGCGATAGCGTTGGACCAGAACTCTTTGATGATCTTTGCCCTGTGGAATTGAGATTTGATGCTTGTCCCATGAAGTTTGAGTCGAAGGAACTGAGGGAATATAATATATTGAAGAGGCAATTCTTAGAATGGCAAAATAGGTTTGACTTGTATAAAGACTTCCGCTCTCGGATTGAATCAAAATCTAATATATGA
- the LOC112176884 gene encoding uncharacterized protein LOC112176884 has translation MSKAKKELMASAPWRVQEEEEEFSDAKLKVTRQQAGAESTMHVPRRKTKRAQDYQDDDDDSLTEIDPELRYSFQRNYQFLQRVFSIDTIVKPLPASMAYNVSRNLNFFTRIFTQFFDPEGIANAQKSLGIGQEEKARRVR, from the exons atgtcgaAGGCGAAGAAGGAGCTGATGGCGTCAGCGCCGTGGAGGGtacaagaagaggaggaagaattcAGCGACGCGAAGCTGAAAGTGACACGGCAGCAGGCGGGGGCGGAATCAACCATGCACGTCCCTCGCAGGAAAACCAAGCGCGCTCAGGACTATcaagacgacgacgacgactctCTCACTGAGATCGACCCTGAGCTCCGCTACAGCTTCCAACGTAACTATCAG TTCCTTCAACGAGTTTTTAGCATTGATACTATCGTGAAACCTCTTCCGGCTTCCATGGCTTACAATGTCTCCCGCAACTTGAACTTCTTCACTCGCATTTTCACCCAGTTTTTTG ATCCTGAAGGTATAGCAAATGCACAGAAATCACTCGGAATAGGACAGGAAGAGAAAGCCCGTCGCGTCCGGTGA